Part of the Paenibacillus terrae HPL-003 genome is shown below.
CCTTTTTTAGTTAAATCGTCCCATATCAACAATAGCGGATTTCATATTGCGCCGCAGGAATCACTTCATCCAGATAAGCTTCTTAAATTCCCTTTATACACAAAGAAAAGAGGCTGCCCCCAGCCCCTTCCTGAATCGCACGCTCTCCCGCTACATGCCTTCATTGCCTGAGCCAATACTGCTCACATACGTCTCCTTCAATCCAGCAGAGATGCCATATAGCGGCTCCCATCGAAGCCAATGTCTCGCGACTGCGTTGCTAAGACAGCTATGGTGAATGTCTCCCGCCCGGGTAGCTGAATACACGGGGCGAACGGACGAACCGTGCAGCTTTAGCAAATCGTAGGCCAGCCGATTGATGGACGTGGTTCGTCCCGTACTCACATGTACCGTACGTTGATCCGCTGCACGTATAGCCGCCATATTGGCTCTGACTACATCCTTGACGTACACAAAATCGCGGGTTTGTGTTCCGTCGCCGTGAATGAGCAAGGGGCTTCCTTTTTTCAGCCGATCCATAAAAAGAGCAACTACACCGCCCTCTCCCTTCGCCGCCTGACCGGGACCATACACATTGCCGTAACGCAAAATCGTGTAATTCATGCCATTTAACCGATGAAAAAGCCGGATATACGATTCTGCGGTCAGCTTGGAAAGCCCGTAGCCCGAAATCGGCTCCACGGGATCGTCTTCCTGAATACATTGCTTTTGCAGTTCACCGTATACGCCGGATGTGGACGCAAATATCAGCTTGGATACACCGACTTCATGACAAGCCTGCAACAGACGAATCGTCCCCATCACATTCACATCTGCGTCCTCGTCTGGTCGATGGATGGATTGCTGGACATCGGCCTGTGCCGCCAAGTGAAACACAATATCCGGGCTTTCCCGAATGAGCAGCGTCCGGGTCTCGGAGCTGCGGATATCCGCCATATGCATGACCGCGCGCGGGTCCACATTTGCGACATTCCCGGTCGTCAGATTATCCAGCACATGCACTTTCATGCCCGAATCGGCGAGCGCACGCACCAGATGAGAGCCGATAAATCCGGCTCCCCCGGTGACCAAAGCCTTCACTAGCGTACCCTCCTTTTGAACCGAAGCAAGTTTTCTTCCCTTCCCATCATATTATGCGGCGCTCAACAGCTTGGCGCAGGCACAAGCACAGACACCAAAGACAATCTAAGACGTTCCAGATGCTCAGATGTGCAGCCTGACGTTTTCCAGCATATAGCGCCACATCTCATCCTGTCCGCTCCAAATATCCTCTGGCGGCAGCGACACTGAAACCAGCAGCAAACGGGACGCAAGCGCAGATTTCTCCAATAGACGTGCGATTCGGCGATCAAGCGTCGTTTTGAATGCAGGATAGGAAATCAGTTGCTCCGATGTATTCAGGCTAACCCTGCAATCGCTCAAGCACGCCGTACTCCCCTTTCCGAAGATAGGGACATTCCCTGAAAAAGCGTACGCCAGTGCGGATCACTTTTATAATTCCATACATCGGCAAAAGACATTTCCACCGCGCATACATTTGGAAGCTGCCAGTCGACCTCAGTCAGTTCTGTTACATCGGAACAGTTCACAATGAGCAGTCGAAATTCATGCGCCACCATGTCGGACAAGATACGCTCCAGTTCCTCCACCTCTTCATAGGTTCCCAGCATACGGACGAACAAGCTGCGCTTCGCCATCTGCATTTTTGCAAAAAAACGCTCGATACGGCGGTCTATCTTCTCCCTGAACTCTGGATAAGTCGCCAAATCTGCGGACGTATTGCGTTCCTGCGGGAAATCATGTACTGAGATCACGTTATAAGTAATATCTCTGACCATATAGTTCAGTTGGCTCGTACCAACGACACTTAAATTAGGTAAATCCATAAACCCGGCAAACCGGTTTTCAAGCAAGCGGTTCACATCGGACAGCGTATCAGACATCATCCAGTCCAGCACCCCGGCAAATGGCCGCAGGCGGTTCTTTTCCAATTGAATGGAAGGCGTGCAGTTTTGCCCCAGACTGAAGACCGCATCATATTCCCCTGCCAGCTGTGCAAGTCTCATAGCCGTTCCTCCTTTTTTAACGCAATCCGTTCCTCAGACCGCAGGTTGTTCCACTTT
Proteins encoded:
- a CDS encoding NAD-dependent epimerase/dehydratase family protein; amino-acid sequence: MKALVTGGAGFIGSHLVRALADSGMKVHVLDNLTTGNVANVDPRAVMHMADIRSSETRTLLIRESPDIVFHLAAQADVQQSIHRPDEDADVNVMGTIRLLQACHEVGVSKLIFASTSGVYGELQKQCIQEDDPVEPISGYGLSKLTAESYIRLFHRLNGMNYTILRYGNVYGPGQAAKGEGGVVALFMDRLKKGSPLLIHGDGTQTRDFVYVKDVVRANMAAIRAADQRTVHVSTGRTTSINRLAYDLLKLHGSSVRPVYSATRAGDIHHSCLSNAVARHWLRWEPLYGISAGLKETYVSSIGSGNEGM
- a CDS encoding DUF1796 family putative cysteine peptidase, whose amino-acid sequence is MRLAQLAGEYDAVFSLGQNCTPSIQLEKNRLRPFAGVLDWMMSDTLSDVNRLLENRFAGFMDLPNLSVVGTSQLNYMVRDITYNVISVHDFPQERNTSADLATYPEFREKIDRRIERFFAKMQMAKRSLFVRMLGTYEEVEELERILSDMVAHEFRLLIVNCSDVTELTEVDWQLPNVCAVEMSFADVWNYKSDPHWRTLFQGMSLSSERGVRRA